One Diospyros lotus cultivar Yz01 chromosome 1, ASM1463336v1, whole genome shotgun sequence genomic window carries:
- the LOC127811048 gene encoding uncharacterized protein LOC127811048 encodes MEAYLEANDLWETVEKDYEVPLLLENPTMAQIRNHKEKKQKKSKGKACLFTAVSSTIFTRIMTLKSAKAIWDFLKKEYEGNEKIKGMQMLNLIREFEMQRMKDSKTMKKYSDKLLCTENKAQEQRRLMRQEGTIEGALQAKLQIKGKKKKGKKGSADQPCNSITPGGANKSNYPPCQHCGKKCHSPFKCWRRPDVKCHKFQQLGHIAKICKNKNQQQQAGAQVADQQ; translated from the exons ATGGAAGCCTACTTGGAAGCCAATGATCTTTGGGAAACAGTGGAAAAGGACTACGAAGTTCCACTTTTACTAGAGAATCCAACAATGGCACAGATCAGAAATCACAaagagaagaagcagaagaaatcTAAGGGAAAAGCTTGCCTTTTTACAGCAGTTTCATCAACTATCTTTACTAGGATTATGACTCTCAAGTCAGCAAAGGCAATTTGGGATTTTCTCAAGAAAGAGTATGAGGGAAATGAGAAGATCAAAGGGATGCAAATGCTGAACCTAATCAGAGAGTTTGAGATGCAAAGAATGAAAGACTCAAAAACTATGAAAAAGTATTCTGATAAGCTTCTTTGCACAGAAAATAAG GCACAAGAGCAGAGAAGACTTATGAGGCAAGAAGGAACCATTGAAGGGGCTTTACAGGCCAAACTGCAAATCAAGGGCAAGAAAAAGAAGGGGAAGAAAGGAAGTGCTGATCAGCCTTGCAATTCAATCACACCTGGGGGAGCAAACAAATCAAATTATCCTCCATGCCAGCACTGTGGAAAAAAATGTCATTCTCCTTTTAAGTGTTGGAGGAGACCTGATGTGAAGTGCCACAAGTTCCAGCAATTAGGTCATATTGCTAAGATCTGCAAGAACAAAAATCAACAGCAGCAGGCAGGTGCACAAGTAGCAGATCAACAATAA